A window of the Mesoplasma florum L1 genome harbors these coding sequences:
- a CDS encoding phosphotransferase family protein → MKAVSGLSNKIIVKEKVLVKESYSYVDKYLDRDNEIKIYEQLSNLKNDFMIIPFEWKINKTQMVSKTEFFDNAITLHETDICVNKMKSIIKIISKIHNLELIDIKVFNPKEFLNFFIKNTKECLFDLDFIKDQVNLIIDNYWSDNSKPVFSHNDLVKGNFINYKKGWKIIDFEYAMYNHYLFDYASFISESLNKKRWNVFLNLLNLSEAELNKITNLILYQNYLWIYWASYMFEQTNDQIFKDIAKEKFENIK, encoded by the coding sequence ATGAAAGCAGTTAGCGGTTTAAGTAATAAAATAATTGTAAAAGAAAAAGTTTTAGTTAAAGAATCTTATTCATATGTTGATAAATACCTTGACAGAGACAATGAAATAAAAATTTATGAGCAATTAAGTAATTTAAAAAATGATTTTATGATAATACCTTTTGAATGAAAAATTAATAAAACACAAATGGTATCTAAAACTGAATTTTTTGATAATGCCATAACTCTTCACGAAACAGATATCTGTGTTAATAAAATGAAATCAATAATCAAAATAATTAGTAAAATACATAATTTAGAATTGATTGATATAAAGGTATTTAATCCTAAAGAATTTTTAAACTTCTTTATTAAAAATACAAAAGAATGCTTATTTGATTTAGACTTTATTAAAGATCAAGTTAATTTAATAATAGATAATTATTGAAGTGATAATTCTAAACCAGTCTTTTCTCACAATGACTTAGTAAAAGGAAATTTTATTAATTATAAAAAAGGGTGAAAAATAATTGATTTTGAATATGCTATGTATAACCACTATTTATTTGATTATGCTAGTTTTATAAGTGAATCTTTAAATAAAAAAAGATGGAATGTATTTTTAAATTTATTAAATTTATCTGAAGCAGAATTAAATAAAATAACTAATCTGATCTTATATCAAAATTACTTATGGATTTATTGAGCCAGTTATATGTTTGAACAAACTAATGATCAAATTTTTAAAGACATTGCCAAAGAAAAATTTGAAAATATAAAATAA
- a CDS encoding phosphatase PAP2 family protein has protein sequence MQFLKEKNKLNKFIIYPLIGIFLLNLFFFIFSSFYDYEIMEIFAQLLKIDFIKYLSIYYLQSGYTDLYIVFALIAFIIIEYILINLNKKKGLDKDFWSWIFFAVILIAWFIFMFLKVDSSWKFNRTVETIDGDILKFDIKRFISAKDFRKMLVIIAVLQFGILLSILLYAKLVWFKKPFFYENKYWIKCIQIIVFFFLAYGLVGTLKILMGRDYYNLMEVVLKERVNMFQEKYGIAINFNPDWVKSPDVFQPWWIFNGLIGNPDKIDWSLDKLFDANAFPSGHMAQMGMCGFAFIFIIDFKNPNNLSKGKIAAIYLFFVHQLFLVISFLINGSHWLTDTTFTWMWIIICSYLSIVIVNKIVNKKILVKS, from the coding sequence ATGCAATTTTTAAAGGAAAAAAACAAACTAAATAAATTTATTATTTATCCTTTGATAGGTATTTTTTTACTAAATTTATTCTTTTTTATATTTTCATCATTTTATGATTATGAAATAATGGAAATATTTGCACAGTTATTAAAAATTGATTTTATAAAATATCTTTCAATTTATTATTTACAATCAGGGTATACAGATTTATATATTGTTTTTGCATTAATAGCTTTTATCATCATAGAATATATTTTAATAAACTTAAATAAGAAAAAGGGGTTAGATAAAGATTTTTGATCTTGAATCTTTTTTGCAGTTATACTAATTGCTTGATTTATTTTTATGTTTTTAAAAGTAGATAGTTCATGAAAATTTAACAGAACAGTTGAAACTATTGATGGAGATATATTAAAATTTGATATTAAAAGATTCATTAGTGCAAAAGACTTTAGAAAAATGTTAGTTATTATAGCTGTTTTACAATTTGGGATATTATTGAGTATATTATTATATGCAAAATTAGTTTGATTTAAAAAACCATTTTTTTATGAAAATAAATATTGAATTAAATGTATACAAATAATTGTTTTTTTCTTTTTAGCATACGGTTTAGTTGGAACATTAAAAATATTAATGGGGAGAGATTACTATAATTTAATGGAAGTTGTTTTAAAAGAAAGAGTAAACATGTTTCAAGAAAAATATGGAATAGCTATAAATTTTAATCCAGATTGAGTTAAATCACCTGATGTCTTTCAACCATGATGAATATTTAATGGTTTAATTGGTAACCCAGATAAAATAGACTGATCTCTAGATAAATTATTTGATGCTAATGCTTTTCCATCAGGTCACATGGCTCAAATGGGTATGTGTGGATTTGCGTTCATTTTCATAATTGATTTTAAAAATCCTAACAATTTATCAAAAGGAAAAATAGCTGCTATTTATTTATTCTTTGTACATCAATTATTTTTAGTTATATCATTTTTAATTAACGGAAGTCATTGACTTACTGATACAACATTTACTTGAATGTGAATTATCATTTGTTCTTATTTATCTATAGTTATAGTTAATAAAATAGTAAACAAAAAAATCTTAGTTAAAAGCTAA
- a CDS encoding AEC family transporter, protein MFYSSSMKAMVDVLSNFNFWSILIAASFIIFIGFIFQRKTLIFADWEKVVVKIILYAALPALALKSFLIDINTDYIWESIFIAILGLIFYTSLTFGSKYFFIGKSKSLQDTLGMSVAFSSAVYFGVMIIKAISPADQQQSIDLYSSLFLIGFWIFMYSAADNIMKKKRYNENEVQNSLLQEKQKTSFISMLKVFKNPVIIATFIGIFLWLFQLIPGVKVIHIDNTYYSISRIDKFIPGLSQVLGILAPLASPLAWFSMGAVLAKSQIKESFQSWLVWWATFVKNIITPLICVVLFIIFSLLLKTVIGKGITSLAFVLCVAIIASPTANTIVGYAIIYNKEPKIASHVGTLTILTSIITIPLWILISSAIGATGLFS, encoded by the coding sequence ATGTTTTATAGTAGTTCAATGAAAGCTATGGTAGATGTATTATCAAATTTTAATTTTTGAAGTATTCTAATAGCTGCCTCTTTTATTATTTTTATAGGTTTTATATTTCAAAGAAAAACGCTTATTTTTGCTGATTGAGAAAAAGTTGTTGTTAAGATAATTTTATACGCAGCATTACCTGCATTAGCGCTTAAAAGCTTTTTAATAGATATAAATACTGATTATATTTGAGAATCTATTTTTATAGCAATTTTAGGTTTGATATTTTATACAAGTTTAACTTTTGGGTCTAAATATTTTTTTATAGGTAAATCAAAATCATTACAAGATACTTTAGGAATGAGTGTTGCTTTTTCATCAGCAGTTTATTTTGGTGTAATGATTATCAAAGCAATCTCACCAGCTGATCAACAACAATCAATAGATTTATATTCATCATTATTTTTAATTGGTTTTTGAATTTTCATGTATTCAGCAGCTGATAATATTATGAAAAAGAAAAGATATAATGAAAATGAAGTACAAAATAGTTTGTTACAAGAAAAGCAGAAGACTTCATTTATAAGTATGCTTAAGGTATTTAAAAATCCTGTTATTATAGCTACATTCATTGGGATATTTTTATGATTATTTCAATTAATTCCAGGTGTTAAAGTAATACACATAGATAACACATATTATTCAATAAGTAGAATCGATAAATTTATTCCAGGGTTAAGTCAAGTATTAGGTATATTAGCTCCATTAGCTAGTCCACTTGCATGATTCTCAATGGGAGCAGTATTAGCTAAAAGTCAAATTAAAGAATCTTTCCAATCGTGATTAGTTTGATGAGCTACTTTTGTAAAAAATATAATTACACCATTAATATGTGTTGTATTATTCATAATATTTAGTTTATTACTTAAAACAGTTATTGGAAAAGGCATCACTTCACTAGCATTTGTATTATGTGTTGCAATCATAGCTTCACCAACAGCAAACACAATTGTAGGTTATGCAATTATTTATAATAAAGAACCAAAAATTGCATCTCATGTTGGAACTTTAACAATATTAACAAGTATTATTACAATACCACTTTGAATTCTTATTTCATCAGCAATTGGAGCTACAGGTTTATTCTCATAG
- a CDS encoding aminopeptidase P family protein — protein MKKQEIVNKLLESNSAEAILFYSPENRYWFSRFKSSLGYLLITKTKSYLLVDGRYITAARNSNNIPKDIEIREFSNNLFVQMKEILKEHNVKKLGFESDWVHYAEFEKYASIFTEQTLVPINCSEIRIVKDEWEIEQLQKACDITNEVFEAILEYVKPGMTEKELQRFVDNEFLVKGAEKISFDTIIASGVNGSMPHAVPTDKKIEIGDLVTIDMGCYYNGYCSDQTRTIAIGEIDAKLEDIYNAVYEAQSLGISLVSEGVNAGEIHKQVYDFIEKRGYGGYFTHGLGHGYGVEIHEEPYASAAGNTILKENMTLTIEPGIYIPGLGGVRIEDDILVLKDGYRMLTSATRELVKLKF, from the coding sequence ATGAAAAAACAAGAAATAGTAAATAAATTATTAGAATCAAATTCAGCTGAAGCTATTTTATTTTATTCACCTGAAAATAGATATTGATTTTCAAGATTTAAGTCTTCATTAGGTTACTTATTGATAACAAAAACAAAAAGCTATTTATTAGTTGATGGAAGATATATAACAGCTGCAAGAAATTCAAATAACATTCCAAAAGATATTGAAATAAGAGAATTTTCAAACAATTTATTTGTTCAAATGAAAGAAATACTAAAAGAACATAATGTTAAAAAATTAGGATTTGAATCTGATTGAGTTCATTATGCAGAATTTGAAAAATATGCATCTATTTTTACAGAACAAACTTTAGTTCCTATTAATTGTTCAGAAATTAGAATTGTTAAGGATGAATGAGAAATTGAACAACTACAAAAAGCTTGTGATATAACTAATGAAGTTTTTGAAGCTATTCTTGAATATGTAAAACCAGGAATGACTGAAAAAGAATTACAAAGATTCGTTGATAATGAATTTTTAGTAAAAGGTGCTGAAAAAATATCATTTGACACAATCATTGCATCTGGTGTTAATGGAAGTATGCCTCATGCTGTTCCAACTGACAAAAAAATTGAAATTGGAGATCTTGTAACTATTGATATGGGTTGTTATTACAATGGATATTGCTCAGATCAAACTAGAACTATAGCAATTGGTGAAATAGATGCAAAATTAGAAGACATTTATAATGCAGTTTATGAAGCACAATCTTTAGGAATAAGTTTAGTTTCAGAAGGTGTTAATGCTGGTGAAATACATAAACAAGTTTATGATTTCATTGAAAAAAGAGGATATGGTGGATACTTTACTCATGGTTTAGGTCATGGTTATGGAGTTGAAATACATGAAGAACCATATGCATCAGCTGCAGGAAATACTATTTTAAAAGAAAACATGACTTTAACAATTGAACCAGGAATTTACATTCCAGGTTTAGGTGGAGTTAGAATTGAAGATGATATCTTAGTTTTAAAAGATGGTTATAGAATGCTAACTTCAGCAACAAGAGAATTAGTAAAACTTAAATTTTAA
- the rpmG gene encoding 50S ribosomal protein L33 — MREKYILRCTECKNENYIGKNDKKKEKIEVKKFCSNCNKHELHKQKK, encoded by the coding sequence ATGCGTGAAAAATATATTCTACGTTGTACAGAATGTAAAAATGAAAATTACATTGGTAAAAACGATAAGAAAAAAGAAAAAATAGAAGTTAAAAAATTCTGCAGTAACTGCAACAAACACGAATTACATAAACAAAAAAAATAG
- a CDS encoding lipoprotein, with protein MKKLIALLGAITLTASSASLVVACGNTTVPEYDNFAKLANATRPTLNDNNEIEQKGSTLVYYIGAEDNLSSLSFEYALKKSVGLDESASLDDAFEKLNESNSSTNDFAGKFKGIGDTFTANNVNGDDALRLVETNVTYNKKKDLWYFENQTDLSTFSAEATGTKIEMHGTTVDTVGDLWTDKATKKILNDWIKPSIARMVYANIDKHNQSWDKTKDKEQIKKVNDEINSRTEAIKNSKGPLFLIIRNGEFVGYLEGFEAYNQVKKDGDNPDLGKSDYKENDLINNFINGMQSVVHTKDIMTKTYKSDNTNYNLNSTASNQWKWQNWDNWVIRDSKTSSESGESYSYNLNKY; from the coding sequence ATGAAGAAATTAATAGCCCTTTTAGGAGCCATTACTTTGACTGCTTCATCAGCATCACTTGTAGTAGCTTGTGGAAATACAACAGTACCAGAATATGACAATTTTGCAAAACTTGCTAATGCAACTAGACCAACATTAAATGATAACAATGAGATCGAACAAAAAGGTTCAACTTTGGTTTACTACATTGGAGCAGAAGATAATCTTTCTTCATTATCATTTGAATATGCATTAAAAAAATCAGTTGGACTTGATGAAAGTGCTTCTTTAGATGATGCATTTGAAAAATTGAATGAATCTAACAGTTCAACCAATGATTTTGCAGGAAAATTTAAAGGTATAGGTGATACTTTTACAGCTAATAACGTAAATGGTGATGATGCCTTAAGATTAGTTGAAACAAATGTTACTTATAACAAGAAAAAAGATTTATGATATTTTGAAAATCAAACTGACTTAAGTACTTTTAGTGCTGAAGCTACTGGAACTAAAATTGAAATGCATGGAACAACAGTTGATACTGTTGGAGATCTTTGAACAGATAAAGCAACTAAAAAAATATTAAATGATTGAATAAAACCTTCGATTGCTAGAATGGTTTATGCTAATATAGATAAACATAATCAATCATGAGATAAAACAAAAGATAAAGAACAGATTAAAAAAGTTAATGATGAAATAAACTCAAGAACTGAAGCTATTAAAAATTCAAAAGGTCCTTTATTCTTAATTATTAGAAATGGTGAGTTTGTAGGTTATTTAGAAGGATTTGAAGCTTATAATCAAGTTAAAAAAGATGGAGACAATCCAGATTTAGGTAAAAGCGATTACAAAGAAAATGATCTTATAAATAATTTTATAAACGGTATGCAAAGTGTTGTTCATACTAAAGATATAATGACAAAAACATATAAATCTGATAATACTAACTATAATTTAAATTCAACAGCATCAAATCAATGAAAATGACAGAATTGAGATAATTGAGTTATTAGAGATTCTAAAACATCATCAGAATCTGGAGAGAGTTATTCATATAATTTAAATAAATACTAA
- a CDS encoding lysophospholipid acyltransferase family protein → MTKEKEVKKPVAKKTETKPATKKAATPKSPAKKTATKPVAKNQPAKKVEEVKIEEVKVVETTEVTNVSSTKTTKSKTKKKKKEKLKLNFWKMTYMWLPMWNMMRKAKKISKKNLKSPGYFSEEYCYNFVKKAAKRILYVSDITVKCEGIENWLDRGVILAPNHQSNFDPVALVALNNFYLQQPLAFIAKKELWEDKKFGRFVRLMDCIPLDRKNPRSALEAFKEGKQLVVDFRRSLAIFPEGTRSHSQQVGEFQPAALKVAQMANAPVVPVTIINSYQVFSKDRPKHIEIKVVFGKPIMPLKHISLKTEDLTKNTRKVIIENMEKWVDKEILLDHKTINKINLKNREDFQKAGNSKPKKSKEKKKLKDIFKVVD, encoded by the coding sequence TGACAAAAGAAAAAGAAGTTAAAAAACCAGTAGCTAAAAAAACTGAAACAAAACCAGCAACTAAAAAAGCAGCTACACCAAAATCACCAGCTAAAAAAACTGCAACAAAACCAGTTGCAAAAAACCAGCCAGCTAAAAAAGTTGAAGAAGTTAAAATTGAAGAAGTTAAAGTCGTTGAAACTACTGAAGTAACAAATGTTAGTTCAACAAAAACAACTAAATCAAAAACTAAAAAGAAAAAAAAGGAAAAATTAAAACTTAATTTTTGAAAAATGACATACATGTGATTACCAATGTGAAACATGATGCGTAAAGCTAAAAAAATAAGTAAAAAGAATTTAAAAAGCCCAGGATATTTTTCAGAAGAATATTGCTATAATTTTGTTAAAAAAGCAGCGAAAAGAATTTTATATGTTTCTGATATAACTGTTAAATGTGAAGGAATTGAAAATTGATTAGATCGTGGAGTTATATTAGCACCTAACCATCAATCAAACTTTGATCCAGTTGCACTTGTAGCATTAAATAATTTTTATCTTCAACAGCCTTTAGCGTTTATTGCTAAAAAAGAATTATGAGAAGATAAAAAATTTGGTAGATTTGTTCGTTTAATGGATTGTATCCCACTTGATAGAAAAAACCCAAGAAGTGCATTAGAAGCTTTCAAAGAAGGAAAACAATTAGTTGTAGACTTTAGACGTTCATTAGCTATATTCCCAGAAGGAACTAGAAGTCATTCACAACAAGTAGGAGAATTCCAACCAGCAGCATTAAAAGTAGCTCAAATGGCTAACGCTCCTGTTGTTCCAGTTACAATAATTAACTCATACCAAGTATTTAGCAAAGATAGACCAAAACATATTGAAATAAAAGTTGTTTTTGGGAAACCAATAATGCCTTTAAAACATATTTCATTAAAAACAGAAGATCTAACAAAAAATACAAGAAAAGTTATTATTGAAAACATGGAAAAATGAGTTGATAAAGAAATTTTATTAGATCATAAAACAATAAATAAAATTAATTTGAAAAATAGAGAAGACTTCCAAAAAGCAGGAAATTCTAAACCTAAAAAATCTAAAGAAAAGAAAAAACTTAAAGATATATTTAAAGTTGTTGACTAA